A section of the Streptomyces sp. NBC_00178 genome encodes:
- a CDS encoding response regulator transcription factor: MSTPTPPEAPPVRLVVVDDDPLVRAGLALMLGGSEGILLVGEGADGTEVEALVDRVHPDVVLMDIRMPGMDGLAATEALRSRPGAPEVVVLTTFHADEQVLRAIRAGAAGFVLKDTPPAQIVDAVRRVAAGEPVLSPAVTRRLMARAAGDPADDGRARRARARNRFAGLGEREQDVAAAVGRGSSNAEIAAELHLSVATVKTHVSRILARLGLNNRVQIALLVHDAELLHEDEDEARGTGLG; this comes from the coding sequence ATGAGCACTCCCACGCCCCCGGAGGCGCCACCGGTCCGGCTCGTCGTCGTCGACGACGACCCGCTCGTGCGGGCCGGGCTCGCCCTCATGCTCGGCGGGTCCGAGGGCATCCTGCTGGTAGGGGAGGGCGCGGACGGCACCGAGGTCGAGGCGCTGGTCGACCGGGTGCACCCGGACGTCGTGCTCATGGACATCCGGATGCCCGGAATGGACGGCCTCGCGGCGACGGAGGCCCTGCGGAGCAGGCCCGGCGCCCCCGAGGTCGTCGTCCTCACCACCTTCCACGCCGACGAGCAGGTGCTGCGCGCCATCCGCGCAGGCGCCGCGGGCTTCGTCCTGAAGGACACCCCGCCCGCGCAGATCGTCGACGCGGTCCGGCGGGTCGCCGCCGGGGAGCCCGTCCTGTCGCCCGCCGTCACCCGCCGGCTCATGGCCCGCGCGGCGGGGGACCCCGCGGACGACGGCAGGGCCCGCAGAGCCCGTGCGCGTAACAGGTTCGCCGGACTCGGCGAGCGCGAGCAGGACGTCGCGGCCGCCGTCGGGCGCGGCAGCTCCAACGCGGAGATCGCCGCCGAACTCCACCTCAGCGTCGCCACCGTCAAGACGCACGTCTCCCGCATCCTCGCCAGGCTCGGCCTCAACAACCGTGTGCAGATCGCCCTGTTGGTGCACGACGCGGAACTCCTCCACGAGGACGAGGACGAAGCGCGGGGCACCGGCCTAGGCTGA
- a CDS encoding DMT family transporter, whose product MSSAVLPAPAPAPSRRVFVADLPLLLVAAVWGGSYLAAKGITTPHTVAGVLVLRFAIVLPVLAVAGWRGLRTLRAAQWRGAGLLGLVLAAIFLLETYGVVHTSATNAGLIISLTMIFTPLAEAAVTRVRPPGPFLAAAGLSVAGVVLLTQGGGFTRPTAGDLLMLLAALARTVHVLVMARLKAVQDAGALSLTTVQLGSAVAVFAVLAAAPGTGEAPWTVAAGFGAAEWSGLVFLSLLCTLFAFFVQMWSVRRTSPSRVSLLLGTEPLWAAAAGIAIGGERLGAPGLLGAVLVLAGTTWGRRHTGVTS is encoded by the coding sequence GTGTCCTCTGCCGTCCTGCCCGCCCCCGCCCCCGCCCCCTCGCGCCGCGTGTTCGTGGCCGACCTTCCGCTCCTGCTCGTCGCCGCGGTATGGGGCGGCAGCTACCTCGCGGCCAAGGGCATCACCACGCCCCACACCGTGGCCGGCGTCCTCGTCCTGCGCTTCGCGATCGTGCTGCCGGTCCTGGCCGTCGCCGGGTGGCGCGGGCTGCGCACCCTGCGGGCGGCCCAGTGGCGCGGTGCGGGCCTCCTGGGTCTCGTCCTGGCAGCGATCTTCCTGCTGGAGACGTACGGCGTCGTCCACACGTCGGCGACCAACGCCGGACTCATCATCAGCCTCACCATGATCTTCACCCCCCTCGCGGAGGCCGCGGTGACCCGGGTCCGCCCGCCGGGCCCCTTCCTCGCGGCCGCCGGCCTCTCCGTCGCGGGCGTGGTGCTGCTGACCCAGGGCGGCGGCTTCACCCGCCCCACGGCGGGGGACCTCCTGATGCTGCTCGCCGCGCTCGCCCGGACCGTGCACGTCCTGGTCATGGCCCGGCTCAAGGCGGTCCAGGACGCCGGCGCGCTGTCCCTGACCACCGTGCAGCTCGGCAGCGCCGTCGCCGTCTTCGCGGTACTGGCGGCCGCCCCGGGCACCGGTGAGGCACCCTGGACCGTGGCGGCGGGGTTCGGGGCCGCCGAATGGAGCGGGCTGGTCTTCCTCTCGCTCCTCTGCACGCTGTTCGCGTTCTTCGTGCAGATGTGGTCGGTACGCCGTACCTCGCCGTCCCGGGTGAGCCTCCTGCTCGGCACGGAGCCCCTCTGGGCCGCCGCGGCCGGCATCGCGATCGGCGGCGAACGCCTCGGCGCCCCCGGGCTGCTGGGCGCCGTGCTCGTGCTGGCGGGCACCACGTGGGGACGCCGTCACACCGGCGTCACGTCCTGA
- the alc gene encoding allantoicase: MTATPRFTGDANPYAGGDPYADYRTADLPFTALVDLADRRLGGGVIAANDEFFAERENMLKPEPAEFDPERFGHKGKIMDGWETRRRRGTSAAEPHPTDTDHDWALVRLGAPGVVRGIVIDTAHFRGNYPQSVSVEAASLPGSPSPEDLLAPGVEWTTLVPRTPVGGHAANGFAVDAGRRFTHLRVNQHPDGGIARLRVHGEVAPDPAWLAALGTFDVVALENGGQVEDASDRFYSPATNTIAPGRSRKMDDGWETRRRRDKGNDWIRYRLAEESEIRALEIDTAYLKGNAAGWAAVSVSEGEGAPWTELLPRTRLQPDTNHRFVLPGPVRGRHVRIDIFPDGGISRLRLFGSLTEEGAARLTARHEELGG; the protein is encoded by the coding sequence ATGACCGCGACACCGCGCTTCACCGGCGACGCGAACCCGTACGCGGGCGGCGACCCCTACGCCGACTACCGCACCGCCGACCTCCCCTTCACCGCGCTCGTCGACCTCGCCGACCGGCGCCTGGGCGGCGGCGTCATCGCCGCCAACGACGAGTTCTTCGCCGAGCGCGAGAACATGCTCAAGCCGGAGCCGGCGGAATTCGACCCGGAGCGCTTCGGGCACAAGGGCAAGATCATGGACGGCTGGGAGACCCGCCGCAGGCGCGGTACCAGCGCCGCCGAACCGCACCCCACCGACACGGACCACGACTGGGCCCTCGTGCGCCTCGGAGCGCCGGGCGTCGTACGCGGAATCGTCATCGACACCGCTCACTTCCGCGGCAACTACCCGCAGTCCGTCTCCGTCGAGGCGGCCTCGCTGCCCGGCTCCCCGTCCCCCGAGGACCTCCTGGCCCCCGGAGTGGAATGGACCACCCTGGTGCCGCGTACGCCCGTCGGCGGACACGCGGCCAACGGCTTCGCGGTCGACGCCGGCAGGCGCTTCACCCATCTGCGCGTCAACCAGCACCCCGACGGCGGCATCGCCCGGCTGCGGGTCCACGGTGAGGTCGCCCCCGACCCTGCCTGGCTTGCCGCCCTCGGAACCTTCGACGTCGTCGCCCTGGAGAACGGCGGGCAGGTGGAAGATGCCTCCGACCGCTTCTACTCCCCGGCGACCAACACCATCGCGCCGGGCCGCTCCCGCAAGATGGATGACGGCTGGGAGACCCGCCGCCGCAGGGACAAGGGCAACGACTGGATCCGCTACCGCCTGGCCGAGGAGTCCGAGATCCGGGCACTGGAGATCGACACGGCCTACCTGAAGGGCAACGCGGCAGGCTGGGCCGCGGTCTCCGTGAGCGAGGGGGAGGGCGCGCCGTGGACCGAACTGCTGCCCCGCACCCGGCTGCAGCCGGACACGAACCACCGGTTCGTGCTCCCCGGGCCGGTGCGCGGCCGCCACGTCCGGATCGACATCTTCCCGGACGGCGGGATCTCGCGGCTGCGGCTCTTCGGCTCGCTCACCGAGGAGGGTGCGGCGCGGCTGACCGCCCGTCATGAGGAGCTCGGCGGGTAG
- a CDS encoding TetR/AcrR family transcriptional regulator, which translates to MGVARLDGRVERGNLTRQLVLGRAVHVASTEGLEGLSLGRLATELKLSKSGVFALFGSKEELQLATVRAAVSVFVEHVLTPTRAAPPGLGRVWRMCESWLSYSQRRVFSGGCFFYATIAEFDSREGKVHDALASTQTGWVTFVEETVEEARVRGELAADTDVSQLAFELIAFMELANAESVLHNNSPGYTKAARAILGRLRAAAPDPALLPPAP; encoded by the coding sequence ATGGGTGTTGCGCGGCTGGACGGACGGGTCGAGCGGGGGAACCTGACCAGGCAACTGGTACTGGGGCGCGCGGTCCACGTCGCCTCGACCGAGGGGCTGGAGGGTCTGTCGCTCGGCCGGCTGGCCACCGAGCTCAAGCTCAGCAAGAGCGGTGTGTTCGCCCTGTTCGGCTCCAAGGAGGAACTGCAGCTCGCCACCGTCCGCGCCGCCGTGAGTGTCTTCGTCGAGCACGTGCTGACACCGACCCGCGCGGCGCCACCGGGGCTCGGCCGCGTCTGGCGCATGTGCGAGAGCTGGCTCTCCTACTCGCAGCGCCGGGTGTTCAGCGGCGGCTGCTTCTTCTACGCCACGATCGCCGAGTTCGACTCGCGCGAGGGAAAGGTGCACGACGCGCTGGCCTCCACGCAGACCGGCTGGGTCACCTTCGTGGAGGAGACGGTCGAGGAGGCCAGGGTGCGGGGCGAGCTCGCGGCGGACACCGACGTCTCGCAACTCGCCTTCGAGCTCATCGCGTTCATGGAGCTCGCCAACGCGGAGTCGGTCCTGCACAACAACAGCCCCGGCTACACGAAGGCCGCCCGGGCGATCCTGGGCCGGCTGCGCGCCGCCGCCCCCGACCCGGCACTTCTCCCGCCGGCCCCCTGA
- a CDS encoding cytochrome P450 family protein, translating to MTTDTTNTTDATDSLLDLGALGDDFTRDPYPVYARLRALGPVHRVRIPEGATAWLVVGYDAGRALLADRRLSKEWHRASPALGIGKVSAGTSMLSSDAPAHTRLRRLVAREFTARRIERLAPRIQETTDALLDTMLDGPGRSADLVESLSFPLPMAVICELLGVPSLDRHAFRAWSGTAVSSLDAEARGRATAAMTEYLGELLADKRAAPGDDLMSALIGTSDDDGDRLSADELLGMAWLLLVAGHETTVNLLTNAVLSLLTHPRQLELLRADFGLLDNAVEETLRYEGPVETPTYRFTTEPLDVAGTVIPGGGELVLVALADCDRDPARYPDPGRFDITRDAGGHVAFGHGIHYCLGAALARTEASIALGSLLERCPELRLDTDPAALPWRTGMLIRGPLKLPVAW from the coding sequence GTGACCACGGACACCACGAACACCACGGACGCCACGGACAGCCTGCTCGACCTCGGCGCCCTCGGCGACGACTTCACCCGCGACCCGTACCCCGTCTACGCGCGGTTGCGCGCCCTCGGGCCCGTGCACCGGGTCCGCATCCCGGAGGGCGCGACGGCCTGGCTCGTCGTCGGATACGACGCGGGGCGCGCCCTCCTCGCCGACCGGCGGCTCTCCAAGGAGTGGCACCGGGCGTCACCCGCGCTCGGAATCGGCAAGGTGTCCGCCGGCACGTCCATGCTGAGCTCCGACGCCCCGGCCCACACCCGCCTGCGCAGGCTCGTGGCCCGGGAGTTCACCGCCCGCCGGATCGAGCGACTGGCGCCCCGGATCCAGGAGACGACGGACGCCCTGCTCGACACCATGCTCGACGGTCCGGGCCGGAGCGCCGACCTGGTCGAGTCCCTGTCGTTCCCGTTGCCGATGGCCGTCATCTGCGAACTGCTCGGCGTGCCGTCCCTGGACCGGCACGCCTTCCGCGCGTGGTCGGGCACGGCGGTCTCCTCGCTGGACGCGGAGGCGCGGGGCCGTGCCACCGCCGCCATGACGGAGTACCTCGGCGAACTGCTCGCGGACAAGCGCGCGGCCCCCGGCGACGACCTGATGAGCGCGCTGATCGGCACTTCGGACGACGACGGCGACCGGCTCTCCGCCGACGAACTCCTCGGCATGGCCTGGCTGCTGCTCGTCGCCGGGCACGAGACGACGGTCAACCTCCTCACCAACGCCGTCCTGAGCCTGCTCACCCACCCCCGCCAACTGGAGCTCCTGCGCGCCGACTTCGGTCTCCTCGACAACGCGGTCGAGGAGACGCTGCGCTACGAGGGCCCCGTCGAGACACCCACGTACCGCTTCACCACCGAGCCGCTCGACGTCGCCGGCACGGTGATCCCCGGCGGCGGCGAGCTCGTCCTCGTCGCCTTGGCCGACTGCGACCGGGACCCGGCGCGCTACCCGGACCCCGGCCGCTTCGACATCACCCGGGACGCGGGCGGGCACGTCGCCTTCGGGCACGGCATCCACTACTGCCTGGGCGCGGCCCTCGCCCGCACGGAGGCCAGCATCGCGCTGGGATCCCTGCTGGAGCGATGCCCGGAACTGCGGCTCGACACCGACCCGGCCGCGCTCCCGTGGCGTACGGGCATGCTGATCCGGGGGCCGCTGAAACTGCCGGTCGCCTGGTAG
- a CDS encoding cytochrome P450 family protein, translating into MSVVDLRGARDFGANPYPYYAKLRAGGPVHAVRTEEFERIWMIVGYEEARAALADQRFSKDWRTADLWTVSSNPINANMLEMDAPHHTRLRRLVAREFTARRIEAMRPRVEEITARLLDAMVPAGSADLIDAFAFPLPMTVICELLGVPGMDRDAFRRLSNAILAPVSPEKEGEAVHAMGAYLVELTEDKRRAPGDDLMSALIQARDDDGDRLSPDELIGMAFLLLVAGHETTVNLISNGVRALLDHPEQLALLRTRPELIDGAVEEMLRYDGPVGTATFRFTREPVPVGPVLIPKGEAVLVALGSGDRDPGRYPDPDTFDIRRGAQGHLAFGHGIHFCLGAPLARMEGRIAIAALLERCPGLARDPEGGEPDWLPGLLLRGVRRLPVRW; encoded by the coding sequence GTGTCAGTGGTCGATCTGCGCGGGGCGCGGGACTTCGGCGCGAACCCGTATCCGTACTACGCGAAGCTGAGGGCCGGGGGACCGGTGCACGCGGTCCGGACGGAGGAGTTCGAGCGGATCTGGATGATCGTCGGTTACGAGGAGGCCCGCGCGGCCCTCGCCGACCAGCGGTTCAGCAAGGACTGGCGCACCGCCGACCTGTGGACCGTGTCCAGCAATCCGATCAACGCGAACATGCTGGAGATGGACGCCCCGCACCACACCCGGCTGCGCAGGCTGGTGGCCCGGGAGTTCACCGCCCGGCGGATCGAGGCCATGCGCCCCAGGGTCGAGGAGATCACCGCGCGCCTCCTCGACGCGATGGTGCCCGCGGGGAGCGCCGACCTGATCGACGCCTTCGCCTTCCCGCTGCCGATGACCGTGATCTGCGAACTGCTGGGCGTCCCCGGCATGGACCGGGATGCCTTCCGCCGGCTGTCCAACGCCATCCTGGCCCCCGTCTCCCCGGAGAAGGAGGGCGAGGCGGTGCACGCGATGGGCGCCTACCTCGTGGAGTTGACCGAGGACAAGCGCCGCGCACCGGGCGACGACCTCATGAGCGCCCTGATCCAGGCGCGTGACGACGACGGCGACCGCCTTTCGCCGGACGAGCTGATCGGCATGGCCTTTCTGCTCCTGGTCGCGGGCCACGAGACGACCGTCAACCTCATCTCCAACGGTGTACGCGCGCTCCTCGACCACCCGGAGCAACTGGCGCTGCTCCGCACCCGGCCGGAGCTGATCGACGGCGCGGTCGAGGAAATGCTCCGCTACGACGGCCCCGTCGGGACGGCGACCTTCCGCTTCACCCGCGAACCCGTCCCCGTCGGCCCCGTCCTCATCCCGAAGGGCGAGGCGGTACTGGTCGCCCTCGGCTCCGGTGACCGCGACCCGGGACGCTACCCGGACCCGGACACCTTCGACATCCGGCGGGGCGCACAGGGGCACCTGGCGTTCGGGCACGGCATCCACTTCTGCCTGGGCGCCCCGCTGGCCCGGATGGAGGGCAGGATCGCGATCGCCGCGCTGCTGGAGCGGTGCCCCGGGCTCGCCCGCGACCCGGAGGGCGGTGAGCCCGACTGGCTGCCCGGGCTGCTGCTGCGGGGAGTCCGTCGTCTGCCGGTCCGCTGGTGA
- a CDS encoding putative quinol monooxygenase yields MIFIAVKFTVRTAERDNWLPAVEEFTLATRQEPGNLFFDWSYSVENPDQFVLLEAFASQEAGVAHVNSEHFKAAIDTMSDLVTEVPEIINVDVPGDDWSRMTEVTPRNR; encoded by the coding sequence ATGATCTTCATCGCCGTCAAGTTCACCGTGCGTACCGCCGAGCGGGACAACTGGCTCCCGGCCGTCGAGGAATTCACCCTGGCCACCCGCCAGGAGCCGGGCAACCTCTTCTTCGACTGGTCCTACAGCGTCGAGAACCCGGACCAGTTCGTCCTGCTCGAAGCGTTCGCCTCGCAGGAGGCGGGCGTGGCGCACGTGAACTCGGAGCACTTCAAGGCGGCGATCGACACCATGTCCGATCTCGTCACCGAGGTTCCGGAGATCATCAACGTCGACGTGCCCGGCGACGACTGGTCCCGGATGACGGAGGTCACCCCGCGCAACCGGTGA
- a CDS encoding dihydrofolate reductase family protein: MAKLTFTTFVSLDGVTQAPGGPDEDTTGGFEYGGWLAPFADADMQAFITEVFDRSGAYLLGRRTYDIFASYWPRVTDPEDPVASRLNTLPKHVVSTTLADPAWENTTVIARDVPAEVARLKERTEEGDVQIHGSGALVRSLMAHGLIDEYNLIVHPVYLGAGRRLFPEGGPPTAFELLDARTTGSGITIQTYRAGGRARFGTFERDL; encoded by the coding sequence ATGGCGAAGCTGACGTTCACCACGTTCGTGTCACTCGACGGCGTGACGCAGGCCCCGGGCGGGCCGGACGAGGACACCACCGGGGGATTCGAGTACGGCGGGTGGCTGGCGCCGTTCGCCGACGCGGACATGCAAGCCTTCATCACCGAGGTCTTCGACCGCTCGGGTGCCTATCTCCTGGGGCGGCGCACGTACGACATCTTCGCCTCCTACTGGCCCCGGGTCACCGATCCGGAGGACCCGGTCGCCTCCCGGCTCAACACCCTGCCCAAGCACGTCGTGTCCACCACCCTGGCCGACCCGGCCTGGGAGAACACGACCGTCATCGCGCGGGACGTGCCCGCCGAGGTCGCCCGGCTGAAGGAACGGACGGAGGAGGGCGACGTGCAGATCCACGGCAGCGGCGCCCTCGTGCGCTCCCTCATGGCACACGGTCTGATCGACGAGTACAACCTGATCGTCCACCCGGTCTACCTGGGGGCGGGCCGGCGGCTCTTCCCCGAGGGCGGACCTCCGACAGCGTTCGAACTTCTGGACGCCAGGACCACCGGGAGCGGCATCACCATCCAGACGTACCGGGCCGGGGGCCGCGCGCGGTTCGGGACCTTCGAGCGCGACCTCTGA
- a CDS encoding aldo/keto reductase, with amino-acid sequence MSQTPPPVRNLHDGSTVPAVGLGTWPLDDRDAEEAVAGALGLGYRLVDTALNYGNERGTGRGIARAGVPRRELFVTTKVPGRHHGYEETLASFEESRSNLGLEYVDLYLIHWPLPRVDRYVDTWKAMIKLRQDGLVRSIGVSNFTAAHLDRLERETGVLPEVNQIEMHPLLPQEELRAVHTAKGIVTESWSPLARGREVLETPEVVAAANAHGVTPGQVVLRWHTQLGAVPIPKSADPGRQRENLDLFGFELTQRELGLIGARPPHRFGGDPDTHEEF; translated from the coding sequence ATGAGCCAGACACCGCCCCCGGTCCGCAACCTCCACGACGGAAGCACCGTCCCCGCGGTGGGCCTCGGCACCTGGCCACTGGACGACAGGGACGCGGAGGAGGCCGTGGCGGGAGCACTGGGGCTCGGCTACCGGCTCGTGGACACGGCACTGAACTACGGCAACGAGCGGGGCACGGGCCGCGGCATCGCCCGCGCGGGGGTACCGAGGCGGGAACTGTTCGTCACGACGAAGGTCCCGGGCAGGCACCACGGCTACGAGGAGACACTGGCCTCGTTCGAGGAGTCCCGGAGCAACCTGGGGCTGGAGTACGTCGACCTCTACCTCATCCACTGGCCGCTGCCCCGGGTGGACAGGTACGTGGACACCTGGAAGGCCATGATCAAGCTCCGCCAGGACGGTCTCGTCCGCTCGATCGGCGTCTCCAACTTCACCGCGGCCCACCTGGACCGGCTGGAGCGCGAGACGGGCGTGCTGCCGGAGGTGAACCAGATCGAGATGCACCCCCTGCTCCCGCAGGAGGAGCTGCGGGCCGTGCACACCGCGAAGGGCATCGTCACGGAGAGCTGGAGCCCGCTGGCCCGGGGGCGCGAGGTCCTGGAGACCCCCGAGGTGGTCGCGGCGGCGAACGCCCACGGCGTGACGCCCGGCCAGGTGGTGCTGAGGTGGCACACCCAGCTGGGCGCGGTGCCGATCCCCAAGTCGGCGGACCCTGGGAGGCAGCGGGAGAACCTGGACCTGTTCGGCTTCGAACTCACACAGCGGGAACTCGGCCTCATCGGGGCCAGGCCCCCGCACCGCTTCGGCGGGGACCCCGACACGCACGAGGAGTTCTGA
- the allB gene encoding allantoinase AllB — protein sequence MPGVDTKLVLRSTRVVTPEGTRAASVTVADGEIEAVLPYDAVVPDGARVEDFGDHVLLPGLVDTHVHVNDPGRSEWEGFWTATRAAAAGGVTTLVDMPLNSLPPTTTVEHLRVKREVARSKAHVDVGFWGGALPGNVKDLRPLSEAGVFGFKCFLSPSGVEEFPELDQEQLARSMAEIAGFGGLLIVHAEDPRHLADAPQKGGGRYADFLASRPREAENAAIEGLIGHARRLNARVHVLHLSSSDALPLIAAAKSEGVRVTVESCPHFLTLTAEEVPDGATEFKCCPPIREAVNQDALWDGLADGTIDCIVSDHSPSTVDLKTPDFASAWGGISSLQLGLPAIWTEARRRGHTLDDVARWMSTAPAAIAGLTRKGAIEPGRDADFAVLDPDATFTVDPAGLHHRNQVTAYAGRTLHGVVTSTWLRGERIVADGELAAPAGRLLERNH from the coding sequence GTGCCCGGTGTGGACACGAAGCTGGTACTCCGCTCGACGCGTGTCGTCACCCCCGAGGGAACCCGCGCCGCGTCGGTGACCGTCGCGGACGGCGAGATCGAGGCCGTCCTGCCTTACGACGCGGTGGTGCCGGACGGTGCCCGCGTCGAGGACTTCGGTGACCACGTCCTCCTGCCGGGGCTGGTCGACACGCACGTGCATGTGAATGATCCTGGTCGTAGTGAGTGGGAGGGTTTCTGGACTGCGACGCGTGCGGCTGCCGCGGGCGGTGTCACGACGCTCGTGGACATGCCGTTGAACTCGCTTCCGCCGACCACCACCGTGGAGCACTTGAGGGTGAAGCGGGAGGTCGCCCGGTCGAAGGCGCACGTCGATGTCGGTTTCTGGGGTGGTGCGCTGCCGGGCAACGTGAAGGATCTGCGCCCGTTGTCCGAGGCGGGGGTCTTCGGGTTCAAGTGTTTCCTGTCGCCGTCGGGGGTGGAGGAGTTCCCGGAGCTGGATCAGGAGCAGTTGGCGCGGTCGATGGCCGAGATCGCGGGGTTCGGTGGTCTGCTGATCGTGCATGCCGAGGATCCCCGCCATCTGGCGGATGCCCCGCAGAAGGGCGGGGGGAGGTACGCGGATTTCCTGGCGTCGCGTCCGCGTGAGGCGGAGAACGCGGCGATCGAGGGGCTGATCGGGCACGCGAGGCGGTTGAACGCCCGGGTGCATGTGCTGCACCTGTCCTCCAGTGACGCCCTGCCGCTGATCGCGGCCGCCAAGAGTGAGGGTGTGCGCGTCACGGTGGAGTCGTGCCCGCACTTCCTCACCTTGACCGCGGAGGAAGTCCCGGACGGGGCGACGGAGTTCAAGTGCTGCCCGCCCATCCGTGAGGCCGTCAACCAGGACGCCCTCTGGGACGGGCTCGCCGACGGCACCATCGACTGCATCGTCTCCGACCACTCCCCGTCGACCGTGGATCTGAAGACACCCGACTTCGCGTCGGCCTGGGGCGGGATCTCCTCCCTCCAGCTCGGCCTGCCGGCCATCTGGACCGAGGCACGCCGGCGCGGACACACCCTGGACGACGTCGCCCGCTGGATGTCCACCGCACCGGCCGCAATCGCCGGACTGACCCGCAAGGGCGCCATCGAACCCGGCCGGGACGCCGACTTCGCCGTGCTGGACCCCGACGCCACCTTCACCGTCGACCCCGCCGGACTCCACCACCGCAACCAGGTCACCGCCTACGCCGGACGGACACTCCACGGTGTCGTCACCTCCACCTGGCTGCGCGGGGAGCGCATCGTCGCGGACGGCGAACTCGCCGCACCGGCCGGCCGTCTCCTGGAGAGGAACCACTGA
- a CDS encoding sensor histidine kinase: MTRTEYRWLLPSALADDELPGDRGRARRTVRDWAVDLTAFLCAAGIGVLALAAIEADPTTSDSVVFADSLIGAAACCGLWLRRRWPVGVAAALTAVSLIEPAAAGATLVGLFSLAVHRPFRPVAVVGAAALAITPLQPMLRPDPQTSFVVSVVIGVLLILLVLSWGMAIRSRRQLVVSLRERARRAETEAALRAEQAQRLAREAIAREMHDVLAHRLTLLSVHAGALEFRPDAPPAEVGRAAGVIRDSAHEALQDLREIIGVLRAPGEGDEGNRPQPTLVTLDALIEESRAAGMEVVLDNGVTEPARAPAATGRTVYRIAQEALTNARKHAPGAPVSVTVTGGPGDGLTIEVGNPAPGTAFEPVPGSGQGLIGLTERATLAGGSLDHGSRPDGGFTVRARLPWPA, encoded by the coding sequence ATGACACGCACGGAGTACCGCTGGCTGCTGCCCTCGGCCCTGGCCGACGACGAGCTGCCCGGCGACCGGGGCAGAGCGCGCCGGACCGTGCGGGACTGGGCCGTCGACCTCACGGCCTTCCTCTGCGCCGCCGGCATCGGGGTGCTCGCCCTCGCGGCGATCGAGGCCGATCCGACCACGTCCGACAGCGTGGTCTTCGCCGACTCGCTCATCGGCGCCGCGGCCTGCTGCGGACTGTGGCTGCGGCGCAGGTGGCCCGTCGGCGTGGCGGCGGCGCTGACCGCCGTCAGTCTCATCGAGCCCGCGGCGGCCGGTGCCACGCTGGTCGGCCTGTTCAGCCTGGCCGTGCACCGGCCGTTCCGGCCGGTCGCCGTCGTCGGCGCGGCCGCCCTCGCCATCACGCCCCTCCAGCCGATGCTGCGGCCGGACCCCCAGACCTCCTTCGTCGTCTCCGTGGTCATCGGTGTCCTGCTGATCCTCCTCGTCCTCAGCTGGGGCATGGCCATACGCTCACGGCGCCAGCTGGTCGTGTCCCTGCGCGAGCGGGCACGCCGGGCCGAGACCGAGGCGGCGCTCCGCGCGGAGCAGGCGCAGCGGCTGGCCCGTGAGGCCATCGCCCGGGAGATGCACGACGTCCTCGCCCACCGGCTGACCCTCCTCAGCGTCCACGCCGGCGCCCTCGAATTCCGGCCCGACGCACCACCGGCCGAGGTGGGCCGGGCCGCCGGAGTCATCCGGGACAGCGCCCACGAGGCCCTCCAGGACCTGCGCGAGATCATCGGCGTCCTGCGCGCCCCCGGGGAGGGCGACGAGGGGAACAGGCCGCAGCCCACCCTGGTGACGCTCGACGCCCTCATCGAGGAGTCCCGCGCGGCCGGCATGGAAGTCGTCCTGGACAACGGCGTGACCGAGCCGGCCCGGGCTCCGGCCGCCACCGGGCGCACCGTCTACCGCATCGCGCAGGAAGCCCTGACCAACGCCCGCAAACACGCGCCGGGCGCCCCGGTGAGCGTCACCGTGACCGGCGGTCCCGGTGACGGACTGACCATCGAGGTCGGCAACCCCGCCCCCGGCACCGCCTTCGAACCGGTCCCCGGATCCGGCCAGGGGCTCATCGGCCTGACCGAGCGCGCGACCCTCGCGGGCGGAAGCCTCGACCACGGTTCCCGGCCCGACGGCGGTTTCACCGTGCGCGCCCGGCTACCGTGGCCCGCATGA